From Cervus elaphus chromosome 25, mCerEla1.1, whole genome shotgun sequence, one genomic window encodes:
- the LOC122683914 gene encoding lysosomal-associated transmembrane protein 4B-like, which yields MKMVAPWTRFYSNSCLCCHVRTGTILLGVWYLILNAVVLLILLSALADPDHYHFSSSELGGDFEFMDDANMCIAIVISVLMILICAMATYGAYKQYTAWIIPFFCYQIFDFALNTLVAVTILVYPNSIQEYIRQLPPDFPYKDDIMSVNPTCLVLIILLFISIILAFKGYLISCVWNCYRYINGRNSSDVLVYVTSNDTTVLLPPYDDATVNGATKEPPPPYVSA from the coding sequence ATGAAGATGGTGGCCCCTTGGACGCGGTTCTACTCCAACAGCTGCCTGTGCTGCCATGTCCGCACCGGCACCATCCTTCTCGGCGTCTGGTACCTGATCCTCAATGCCGTGGTACTGCTGATTCTGTTGAGCGCCCTGGCTGATCCAGATCATTACCACTTTTCAAGTTCTGAACTCGGGGGTGACTTTGAGTTCATGGATGATGCCAACATGTGCATTGCCATTGTGATTTCTGTTCTCATGATCCTCATCTGTGCCATGGCTACGTACGGAGCGTACAAGCAATACACGGCCTGGATCATCCCATTCTTCTGCTACCAGATCTTCGATTTTGCCCTGAACACCTTGGTTGCGGTCACCATCCTTGTTTATCCAAACTCCATCCAGGAATACATACGACAGCTGCCTCCTGATTTTCCTTACAAAGATGATATCATGTCAGTGAATCCTACCTGTTTGGTCCTCATTATTCTTCTGTTTATCAGCATTATCTTGGCTTTTAAGGGTTACCTGATTAGCTGTGTTTGGAACTGCTACCGATATATCAATGGCAGGAACTCCTCTGATGTCCTGGTTTATGTTACCAGCAACGACACTACAGTGCTGTTACCCCCGTACGATGACGCCACTGTGAACGGCGCCACAAAGGAGCCGCCGCCCCCGTACGTGTCTGCCTGA